One part of the Dyadobacter sp. 676 genome encodes these proteins:
- the fdhA gene encoding formaldehyde dehydrogenase, glutathione-independent: MCQNHGVAYIRPGEVEVQEIEYPKLALGDRKCEHGVILKIVSTNICGSDQHMVRGRTTAPAGLVLGHEITGLVIEAGRDVEFIKVGDLVSVPFNIACGRCRNCKEGKTGICLNVNPSRPGAAYGYVDMGGWVGGQAEYVMVPYADFNLLKFPDKDQAMAKIKDLTLLSDIFPTGFHGAVTAGVGPGSIVYVAGAGPVGLACAASCHLLGAAVVIVGDMIPERLAQAASFGCEVIDLTKDTPLEQAIAEIVGVPEVDCFVDCVGFEARGHGAHAVEERPATVLNTAMAVTRAGGAIGIPGLYVTGDPGARDAAAKEGSLSIRIGLGWAKSHSFYTGQCPVMKYHRNLMNAILWDKIQIAKAVNVEVISLQDAPRGYADFDKGAAKKFVIDPHGMIA; encoded by the coding sequence ATGTGCCAAAACCATGGAGTAGCTTACATCCGGCCCGGTGAGGTCGAAGTGCAGGAAATCGAATACCCGAAACTCGCGCTGGGCGATCGCAAGTGTGAGCACGGCGTCATCCTGAAAATCGTTTCCACCAACATTTGCGGCAGCGACCAGCACATGGTCCGCGGCCGGACCACCGCTCCGGCGGGGCTCGTGCTCGGGCATGAAATCACGGGCCTCGTGATAGAGGCCGGCCGCGACGTCGAGTTTATCAAAGTCGGCGACCTCGTTTCCGTACCATTCAATATCGCCTGCGGTCGCTGTCGCAACTGCAAGGAAGGCAAAACGGGCATTTGCCTCAACGTGAACCCCTCGCGCCCCGGCGCCGCGTACGGCTATGTGGACATGGGTGGCTGGGTAGGCGGGCAAGCGGAGTATGTAATGGTGCCGTATGCCGACTTTAACCTGCTGAAATTCCCGGACAAAGACCAGGCGATGGCCAAAATCAAGGACCTTACGTTGCTGTCCGATATTTTCCCGACCGGCTTCCATGGTGCAGTCACCGCCGGGGTAGGGCCGGGCTCGATCGTATATGTAGCGGGTGCGGGCCCGGTTGGTCTCGCTTGTGCAGCCTCGTGCCACCTGCTCGGGGCGGCCGTTGTGATCGTCGGCGATATGATCCCCGAACGCCTCGCGCAGGCAGCCAGCTTCGGCTGCGAGGTGATCGACCTGACTAAAGACACGCCATTGGAGCAAGCCATTGCCGAGATCGTCGGCGTTCCCGAAGTCGACTGCTTCGTTGATTGCGTCGGCTTTGAGGCACGCGGCCACGGCGCCCACGCGGTAGAGGAACGCCCCGCTACTGTGCTGAACACGGCCATGGCCGTCACGCGCGCCGGTGGCGCCATCGGTATTCCGGGCCTGTACGTCACCGGCGACCCCGGAGCCCGCGACGCGGCCGCCAAAGAAGGCAGTCTCAGCATCCGCATCGGCCTTGGCTGGGCCAAATCGCATTCATTTTACACAGGTCAATGCCCGGTAATGAAATACCACCGCAACCTGATGAACGCTATTTTGTGGGATAAAATACAAATCGCGAAGGCCGTGAATGTGGAAGTGATATCCCTGCAAGACGCTCCGAGAGGCTACGCGGATTTTGACAAGGGTGCGGCCAAGAAGTTCGTGATTGACCCGCATGGGATGATTGCGTGA
- a CDS encoding class I SAM-dependent methyltransferase, with product MNQDIRQPLPAAYLSIDEATKASGFTMASDIYTCSLLKTLAASKPGGTFLELGTGTGLSTAWILDGMDAHSALVSIDNDANFLEIAENHLGSDPRLTLVHTDGGDWVKAHPGEKYDYIFADTWHGKYLMLDEVLDMLNPGAFYIIDDMLPQPNWPEGHDRKASKLIEYLDTRPDLSITKQVWATGIILAVKR from the coding sequence ATGAACCAGGACATCCGCCAGCCGCTACCGGCCGCTTATCTTTCCATCGACGAGGCGACCAAAGCCTCCGGCTTCACAATGGCCTCCGACATTTACACCTGTTCGTTATTGAAGACCCTCGCCGCATCGAAGCCCGGCGGCACGTTCCTCGAACTCGGCACCGGCACCGGCCTTTCTACGGCATGGATACTCGACGGCATGGACGCGCATTCCGCGCTTGTATCGATTGATAACGACGCGAACTTCCTCGAAATAGCCGAAAATCACCTGGGCAGCGACCCGCGCCTCACGCTCGTGCATACCGATGGCGGGGATTGGGTGAAGGCCCATCCCGGCGAAAAATACGACTACATTTTCGCCGATACCTGGCATGGTAAATACCTTATGCTGGATGAAGTCCTCGACATGCTCAATCCCGGTGCATTTTATATTATCGACGACATGCTCCCGCAACCCAACTGGCCGGAAGGGCACGACCGGAAAGCATCGAAACTCATCGAATACCTCGATACACGTCCTGATCTGTCTATTACCAAGCAGGTGTGGGCGACGGGCATTATCCTTGCCGTGAAACGCTGA
- a CDS encoding ScyD/ScyE family protein: MKKYFLSFLAFAVLAATALMVACTDHVEPIPEPTQFSVSGFTGGLHFPIGLVVDEKGQLWVSEAGTGNNDGAVVMITPGGVKTTVLSGFKSSSSPEGGPEGISHMYYENGTLYVLHGVEGLLYIVDVSNFDAGDPPLAKNLVPTENIADFVLTQNLTNPLNSNPYSLTKGPDGHLYIADAGANAIIKRDKDTKMLSVFAKIPGPAPTTDAVPTGIVFDGSKFLLSTLTGFPFAPGAASIFQVTPAGQVSPYKTGFTTLTHLTLTANNKPLVLHFANFAPPPGPPVGFVPGTGSILNEDGMTLLSGLNMPTDIKRSGDRTFYVLSYFDGTIQKLSY, translated from the coding sequence ATGAAAAAGTATTTCCTCTCATTCCTCGCCTTTGCCGTGCTGGCAGCCACCGCGCTGATGGTGGCTTGTACCGACCACGTAGAACCTATCCCTGAACCGACGCAATTCTCGGTTTCCGGTTTCACCGGCGGCCTGCATTTTCCGATTGGACTGGTAGTCGACGAAAAAGGCCAGCTCTGGGTATCCGAGGCCGGAACCGGCAATAACGACGGCGCCGTTGTTATGATCACGCCGGGCGGCGTCAAGACCACCGTCCTGAGTGGTTTCAAATCCAGTTCGAGCCCGGAAGGAGGACCCGAGGGCATCAGCCACATGTATTACGAAAACGGCACGCTGTATGTGCTCCACGGCGTTGAGGGCTTGTTGTACATCGTCGACGTATCGAATTTCGACGCCGGCGACCCACCGCTGGCCAAAAATCTGGTTCCAACGGAAAATATCGCCGATTTCGTGCTGACACAAAACCTCACTAATCCTCTTAATTCCAACCCGTACAGCCTGACCAAAGGTCCGGATGGCCATTTGTATATCGCTGATGCCGGCGCGAATGCGATCATCAAACGGGACAAGGATACCAAAATGCTTTCGGTATTCGCCAAGATCCCCGGACCTGCCCCAACCACCGACGCGGTCCCGACAGGCATCGTTTTCGACGGCAGTAAATTCCTGCTGAGCACGCTCACGGGCTTTCCGTTCGCACCAGGTGCCGCCAGCATCTTCCAGGTGACGCCGGCGGGACAAGTTAGTCCTTATAAAACAGGCTTTACCACCCTCACCCACCTCACATTGACGGCCAATAACAAGCCGCTCGTGCTTCACTTCGCCAATTTCGCGCCGCCTCCCGGCCCTCCGGTCGGATTCGTTCCCGGCACGGGCTCGATCCTCAACGAAGACGGTATGACGCTGCTGAGCGGCCTCAATATGCCTACCGACATCAAGCGTAGCGGCGACCGGACATTCTATGTCCTAAGCTATTTCGACGGCACGATCCAGAAACTGAGTTACTGA
- a CDS encoding AI-2E family transporter, translated as MGLFFKSRKREAGPLMERDGFPFYIKAPMVLIGLYLFFYILNLLQEIIVPFAFAGLISVLLNPIYNRFQKWKFNKILAIVLTIFIAILIVGGIMFFLSSQIVQFGDMIPQLEKKTIKLLGNLQAWLSSTFGISTEKQMSMLDDAINNSRAYVGKTVNTLFGIISYFVLIPLYIFLLLFYKPLILNFIFEVFDENNSEQVAEILQETKGAVQSYIVGLMIETSIIAALNSIALLILGVPYALLLGVIGAILNLIPYIGGIIAIALPVLISFITKDGYTTPLLIIGAYTVIQFLDNNIIVPRVVSSKVSVNALISILVVLLGGTLWGVSGMFLSIPFVAVLKIIFDRIDELKPWGKLLGDTMPDDPPAQVVNPREAEDKERTLF; from the coding sequence ATGGGACTGTTTTTCAAAAGTCGCAAACGCGAAGCGGGACCGCTCATGGAGCGCGATGGTTTCCCCTTCTACATCAAAGCCCCGATGGTCCTCATCGGGCTTTACCTGTTCTTTTATATCCTCAATCTGTTGCAGGAGATCATCGTCCCGTTTGCATTCGCCGGATTGATTTCGGTATTGCTCAACCCGATTTACAATCGTTTTCAGAAATGGAAATTCAACAAAATCCTCGCTATCGTGCTGACGATCTTCATCGCCATTCTGATAGTAGGCGGGATCATGTTTTTTCTTTCGTCGCAAATCGTCCAGTTCGGCGACATGATTCCGCAGCTGGAAAAGAAAACGATAAAATTGCTCGGTAACCTGCAAGCATGGCTGTCGTCGACCTTTGGTATTTCCACGGAAAAGCAAATGAGCATGCTCGACGACGCAATTAACAACAGCCGGGCGTACGTAGGTAAAACCGTGAACACGCTTTTTGGCATCATCAGTTATTTCGTACTGATACCGCTTTATATCTTTCTGTTGCTATTTTATAAGCCGTTGATCCTCAATTTTATATTTGAGGTTTTTGATGAGAATAATTCCGAACAGGTTGCCGAGATTTTACAGGAAACCAAAGGCGCCGTGCAAAGTTATATTGTGGGGTTGATGATCGAAACTTCCATTATCGCCGCATTGAACTCGATTGCATTGCTTATTCTGGGGGTACCGTATGCGCTGTTGCTGGGTGTCATCGGCGCCATTCTGAATTTAATTCCCTACATCGGCGGCATCATCGCCATCGCATTGCCGGTACTTATTTCATTCATTACCAAGGACGGATATACCACTCCGTTACTGATCATCGGCGCCTATACGGTGATCCAGTTTCTGGACAATAACATCATTGTTCCGAGGGTAGTATCCTCAAAGGTTTCCGTGAATGCGTTGATTTCCATTCTCGTGGTGTTGCTTGGCGGCACTTTGTGGGGAGTGAGCGGAATGTTTTTGTCGATCCCGTTCGTGGCGGTACTGAAAATCATTTTCGATCGCATCGACGAACTGAAACCATGGGGCAAACTGCTCGGCGATACCATGCCCGACGATCCTCCTGCACAGGTCGTGAACCCGCGCGAAGCAGAGGACAAGGAGCGGACATTATTCTAA
- a CDS encoding DNA-formamidopyrimidine glycosylase family protein, translated as MPEGPSIVILRETVEALHLSGKTVRHAEGTARIDIGRLTNRKVTGFKSWGKHFLICFENFTVRIHFLLFGSYYIDDRKKAPPHLSLLFDEHVLNFYTTSIQLIEAPADELYDWSADIMSETWKPAAAFKKLKAKPKVLICDALLDQDIFAGSGNIIKNEVLFRCRIHPLSVAGEIPDTKLKEIVRETRNYAFDFLKWKKEGTLKRHWLAHTRKICPRCDIPFHKEYLGRTKRRSYFCENCQRKYA; from the coding sequence ATGCCCGAAGGACCGTCCATTGTCATTTTGAGAGAGACTGTTGAAGCACTGCACCTGAGCGGGAAAACCGTGCGGCATGCCGAAGGCACCGCACGCATCGATATCGGCCGGTTGACCAACCGGAAAGTAACCGGTTTCAAATCCTGGGGAAAACATTTCCTGATCTGCTTTGAAAATTTTACGGTCCGGATCCATTTCCTGCTCTTCGGCTCCTATTATATCGACGACCGGAAAAAAGCTCCCCCGCACCTGAGCCTGCTATTCGACGAACACGTATTGAATTTTTACACTACGTCCATCCAGCTTATCGAGGCCCCGGCCGACGAGCTGTACGACTGGTCGGCCGATATCATGTCCGAAACCTGGAAGCCGGCAGCCGCATTCAAAAAGTTGAAAGCAAAGCCGAAAGTGCTCATCTGCGACGCGCTGCTCGACCAGGACATTTTCGCGGGCAGTGGAAATATCATCAAAAACGAGGTGCTCTTCCGCTGCCGCATTCACCCGCTGAGCGTTGCTGGCGAAATCCCCGATACCAAATTGAAGGAAATAGTCCGGGAGACACGGAATTATGCTTTTGATTTTCTGAAATGGAAGAAGGAAGGGACTTTAAAAAGGCATTGGCTGGCACATACCAGGAAAATTTGTCCGCGATGTGACATTCCGTTTCACAAGGAATATCTCGGGCGTACCAAGCGGCGCAGCTATTTTTGCGAAAATTGCCAGCGGAAATATGCGTAA